A region of the Triplophysa rosa linkage group LG5, Trosa_1v2, whole genome shotgun sequence genome:
TACATTCTGCAAGGATGGATCCAAGAGCTTCCTCACCTACCTGACTGGAGATGTAGCAACCAAGTGCAAGGCAGTTACTGACAAAGATTTTGAGGAGGTGATAGGACTGGTGAAGGATGCCACCAATGAGTTTCTCAAAGGCAAACCTTTTTCAGATTATCAGGAAAGTCAATTCTTTGACAAGTTTCTGCAGTGGAAAGAATACGAGAAACAGCCCATCACTGAGAAATACTTCTATGAATTCAGGACACTTGGAAAGGGTGGATTTGGTGAGGTAGGTCTCTACAGACATTAgtgaaaaatatgtaatctTTCCAACTGACTGTGTCCGCTGCATTTCATTCCAGGTTTGTGCGGTGCAGGTGAAGAACACCGGCCAGATGTATGCCTGCAAGAAGCTATGCAAAAAGCGTCTGAAGAAGAAACATGGTGAGAAAATGGCCCTGTTGGAAAAGAAAATCTTGGAGAAGGTCAACAGCCTGTTCATCGTCAACCTGGGTTATGCTTATGAAACCAAGACCCATCTCTGCTTGGTCATGAGCTTGATGAATGGAGGTGACCTCAAGTATCACATCTATAACATTGGTGAGAAGGGCATCGAAATGGATCGGATCATCTATTACACAGCTCAGATTTGTACCGGGATGCTGCATCTACATGCCATGGACATTGTGTATCGTGACATGAAGCCTGAGAATGTGCTTTTGGATAGCCAGGGTCAATGTCGTCTTTCAGATCTTGGTCTTGCTGTCGAGATTCCGGTTGGAAAAACCATCACCCAAAAAGTAAGTTAATCATCTTTATTCAAATAATCCAGAGAAAACAATGCAAGCTGTGCTACCATACCAAATTTCCATTAGAAAAAAAGAGCTGTACAAAGCAGAGCAGAtgtgtaattgcacaaaaatgaattataattgGTGGTGATGAAAatgaatcatttacatttattcaaagcAAATCGTGAATGAAGAACATTACatgatgttaaaaataaatcttatgcataaatgtcaaattagtttagcaaaaaaaaatatatatataattgagccagcatattcattttagtttttaataaacTAAGTCTAgtataaatatgatttaatggTGATACATCAAGAAGCTGGttaataaaatgccaagagtacATTTTTGCTAATTCCACTTTGGctacattaatataaatataacttagtttgatttattttggacattttagtcacaacataattcctaTAATCACATGTGTTCTATgccatagttttgatgagtttacttttattctaaaatgttgaaatattttaaaataataaattaaagctGCATTATATAACTTTTGGGTTgagaataaacaaaaatcttGTTTAGCAAGTACTTCAGGGTCCAAATCCTTTATCTGATTGACACACTTACAGGGGCGGTCTGGAAGCAAAATCGGCCCTGGATTATTcggcccacatcggccctccaccatttctgttGACAAGGGGGGAGGGGTGCTGTGGGGTGCTATTTGATGGCATCGGCCCgccaccatttctgtcgacgggggggttgttgtatgtaacgtgtcattgcgttacatACATACGTGTCCGAATCGCTAATGCCTttgcgttgcgtgcattcgcgttTAAAATACGTCCGTCTGTCCAGCCCAAGCGTCCATTCCAGCCCCATTGTagctttaaaaatatgaataaatcatAATATCAGAATCAATGCTTTCAGTCATTTTGTTAAGACATTTTGTTAAGTCATTTTGTAAATATCAGTTCCACTAGCCTTGACTAGCCATGGCTTGTTCATCTCTAACATGGTCATTTACAAGAATACTATAGTGTTTGCATTATATTCTGTCCCTGTTATGTAATGTCTTGGTGATCTTTGTTATTTTGAGCACAGCTACACCAATCGTGAGCAAACAGTCCTAAAAACAGCATAGTTATGTAAACACGCAAGGATCAATTAGCTGCAGTGTCCTCATCTGCACCTTTGGCTCAGTGTCTCTTTAAGCACTTCCATTGGTGGGCCGCAGATGATTGAGGTTAAGAGAAGACTGCACACATCCATTAAAGGCTGTCAGACATTATGTTGTAAGACTAAGAAAAAAGTTGTACTAACTCTATAAATATTGACATTTATATCACAGTGCAGCATTAGTGATGGTAAATGGACCGGATGTTAATAGGATTGCGAAATTTCTCATAATAGCAAGCTCCAAACTTGTTTTCATGAACAAACAGAGATATGCAGAGCAACGTTTTGAAGCTGGTTACAGCTtctcagttaaagggatagttcagccaaaagtgaaaattctgtcatcaattactcaccctcagattgttccatacctgtatacatttctttgttctgctgaacacaggaagatatttcgaagaatgtcagtaactgaattcatcccccattgactcccatagtatttattttccctactatggcagtaaatgggggatgagatctgtttggttactgacattctactaaatatctttcttaataacggtttgcctctctatcgccatctctttTTGAACCATAAAATTGACTTGTGTTCAAATGAAGTTGAAGTCATCTttatgccattccaaacctgtgactttcttcttcagaacacaaaagaagatattttgaagaacgctggtaaccaaataacattgacctccattgtatagacataaaaccactgagacatttctcaaaatatcttcttttgtgttccacagaagaaagagtatacaggttttaaatgacataagggtgaataaatgatgacaaaattttcgtttttgggtgaactattcctacaTGATAAATATTATAACAGTGGAAAGCCAATCCTAACCCTTCCATGACTTCTGATGTATGAtcaaatttcaaaatgtaacAACGGCTCATGTGTTTACGTAAGCTTATCTATGCAGTGCCCTTCTTGAGTCCTCAATGCAGGTTGAAGCCCAAGCTGAACCACCAGGGGTTTGGTTGGCTTTACACTCCTGATCCTCTTAGGACGAATTACACAAATCTGTCTCTGATCAGACTGCCAAAGGCAGATGTAAGCGCTAGATTTTGTACTGCACGAGTCTAGATATGATTAATAATGTGCTTACCACTATTTTTTTGCTGTCATTTACATTTGTCCATATCCTAAGCACTTTTATTTGAGCCTTCTATTTTCCaacattcaattttttttaaatgtaataccaCAACCATTCTAACTACAACctcaaataatttaaatttgaCATTAGCAAAATTAAGACATTAACATAATGATGTGGCTATCATGCTAGCTTGGCTCATTACAGTGTGTTAGCCAAGCACAATGACTGTGCGTCCTCCTATGTAATCATTACATTTTAGTTTGACTGAGCCTAACCCTGTCAATTCCCACATCTTCTCTGCATTTATTACACAGTACGCTTAAATTATCCATTTGAATTAACAGTGTCTAAGAATACAACAGTTTCCATATATACTGAGGTGGGTATTAGCTTCAGGGTTAAAAGAAGCGTATTTATGAAAGAATACCGGTGAAAACGCATGTCTGTATGCAAAGATCCACATGTCCAATGGAGCTGAAGAATGGCTATCTTTATATAAATAGCAAGTCAAGTTCATCACAGTGGATCGGCACATGACTTCTGACAGGTAGTAGCGGATTACCATTAAGCCTCTTCCATCTGGCAAAGAGAGGAGCTGAGCCAAGTGGAATAGATAGGGTAAGAATTGCATCAAGTAAACTACTTCAGATCTTGTAACCTTAAAGAGATAATTTGcacaccttcatgtcattccaaacctgcatgacttgaTATATTTCgaaaaacattggtaaccaaacaacattggaccccattgacttccattgtttggagacaaaacaactgagacgtttctcagaatatcttcttttgtatttgcagaagaaagaatgttatgagggtgagtaaatgatgcaagaattttcattttggggtgaactatccctgtaatAAACATCTCTCACAAACATCAGATCTGTTCCTCAAAACCTTTCATACAATGGTGTGATGTTCAGTTTCATTGTGTTATCATTTAACTACCAATTCTCCCACCATAAATTATTCGTCAATTTGTTTAAGACTCATTCAGATCCCTTTTCCTCTGTTTACAGGCTGGAACCGGTGCATATATGGCACCTGAAATCCTGACTGAAATTCCGTACAGGACCTCAGTGGATTGGTGGGCTCTGGGCTGCAGTATCTATGAAATGGTGGCTGGCTACACCCCATTTAAAGGTCCCGATTCCAAGAAGGAGAAAGTGGAGAAGGAGGAGGTACAGAGGCGGATCATCAATGAGGAGCCCAAATATGAGCACAAGAACTTTGATGCCCCCACAATAGACATCATCAAGCAGTTCCTCAAGAAGAAGGTGGACGAACGTCTTGGCTGCAAGTAAGTATTTCTATCCCTCTTAACCTCATGAAACCAATGTTGCCAAGGATCTTTCAACAATATGTATAACATTCACTGTTTTTGTAGGGGTGATGATCCCAGGAAGAACGAGTGGTTCAAGTCCATCAACTTTGCCCGTTTGGAGGCCGGCCTTATCGACCCACCCTGGGTACCCAAACCCAATGTTGTCTACGCAAAGGATACAAGTGACATTGCAGAGTTCTC
Encoded here:
- the grk7a gene encoding LOW QUALITY PROTEIN: rhodopsin kinase grk7a (The sequence of the model RefSeq protein was modified relative to this genomic sequence to represent the inferred CDS: inserted 2 bases in 1 codon; substituted 1 base at 1 genomic stop codon), with translation MCDMGGLDNLVANTAYLKAQGGDDKEMKKRRXSLSLPKPEQCAALRTNLEKDFDSLCEKQPVGKRFFRQYLDQGXDLNDWELSEGAARDKARTHIINTFCKDGSKSFLTYLTGDVATKCKAVTDKDFEEVIGLVKDATNEFLKGKPFSDYQESQFFDKFLQWKEYEKQPITEKYFYEFRTLGKGGFGEVCAVQVKNTGQMYACKKLCKKRLKKKHGEKMALLEKKILEKVNSLFIVNLGYAYETKTHLCLVMSLMNGGDLKYHIYNIGEKGIEMDRIIYYTAQICTGMLHLHAMDIVYRDMKPENVLLDSQGQCRLSDLGLAVEIPVGKTITQKAGTGAYMAPEILTEIPYRTSVDWWALGCSIYEMVAGYTPFKGPDSKKEKVEKEEVQRRIINEEPKYEHKNFDAPTIDIIKQFLKKKVDERLGCKGDDPRKNEWFKSINFARLEAGLIDPPWVPKPNVVYAKDTSDIAEFSEIKGIEFDAKDDKFFKEFSTGAIPIAWQKEMIDTGLFDELNDPNRKESAGGSDDDKKSGTCTLL